Proteins encoded together in one Opisthocomus hoazin isolate bOpiHoa1 chromosome 27, bOpiHoa1.hap1, whole genome shotgun sequence window:
- the HAPLN4 gene encoding hyaluronan and proteoglycan link protein 4: protein MRPRGPWAAGPAALLLLASILTSSVLPSTRGRKKVVHVMEGDSGAVVVQTAPGKVVTHRGGTIILPCRYHYDVSAHDPAEIRLKWTKVTEPMAFVDVFVALGKARRAFGTYRGRTALQEDGFGDASLIIRNVTLQDYGRYECEVTNELEDDTGMVKLDLEGVIFPYHPRLGRYTLNFHEAQQACLEQDGILASHDQLHQAWLEGMDWCNAGWLEDGSVQYPISRPREECGRKDTPVGVRNYGYRHKDSEHYDAFCFTSNLNGKVYFLKTYRKLSYAEAVQACKNNGAAVAKVGQLYAAWKIQLLDRCEAGWLEDGSIRYPIVNPRARCGGREPGVRNLGFPDKKYKLFGVYCFKKAVEAAPEKELGGGHPNHV from the exons atGCGTCCCCGAGGCCCCTGGGCCGCCGGcccggcagctctgctgctcctcgCCAGCATCCTCACCTCCAGCGTACTGCCCAGCACCCGGGGACGGAAGAAGGTGGTCCACGTCATGG AGGGTGACAGCGGGGCCGTGGTTGTGCAAACGGCCCCGGGGAAGGTGGTGACGCACCGGGGCGGCACCATCATCCTGCCCTGCCGGTACCACTACGACGTGTCCGCCCACGACCCGGCCGAGATCCGCCTCAAGTGGACCAAGGTGACGGAGCCGATGGCCTTCGTGGACGTGTTTGTGGCGCTGGGGAAGGCGCGGCGGGCGTTCGGCACCTACCGTGGCCGCACGGCTCTGCAGGAGGACGGCTTCGGCGACGCCTCGCTCATCATCCGCAACGTCACCCTGCAAGACTACGGCCGCTACGAGTGCGAGGTCACCAACGAGCTCGAGGATGACACCGGCATGGTCAAGCTGGACCTCGAAG gcgtGATCTTCCCCTACCACCCGCGCCTGGGTCGCTACACGCTGAACTTCCACGAGGCGCAGCAGGCGTGCCTGGAGCAGGACGGCATCCTGGCCTCGCACGACCAGTTGCACCAGGCCTGGCTGGAGGGCATGGACTGGTGCAACGCCGGGTGGCTGGAGGACGGCTCGGTGCAGTACCCCATCTCCCGGCCGCGCGAGGAGTGCGGCCGCAAGGACACCCCGGTGGGGGTACGCAACTACGGCTATCGGCACAAGGACAGCGAGCACTACGATGCCTTCTGCTTCACCTCCAACCTCAACG gTAAAGTCTACTTCTTGAAGACGTACCGCAAGCTGAGCTACGCCGAGGCGGTGCAGGCCTGCAAGAACAACGGGGCGGCTGTGGCCAAGGTGGGCCAGCTCTATGCCGCCTGGAAAATCCAGCTGCTGGACCGCTGCGAGGCCGGCTGGCTGGAGGATGGCAGCATCCGCTACCCCATCGTCAATCCCCGGGCCCGCTGCGGCGGCCGCGAGCCCGGCGTCCGCAACCTCGGCTTCCCGGACAAGAAGTACAAGCTTTTTGGGGTTTATTGCTTCAAAAAAGCCGTCGAGGCTGCTCCGGAGAaggagctgggtggggggcaccccaaTCATGTCTGA
- the TM6SF2 gene encoding transmembrane 6 superfamily member 2 isoform X2, which translates to MQLPAVPGALVPSLLAVPVAFGVNGATALADPLALMLTAVLVLIVLFSIVFFVSGVSHFQDPLFCVFVVFSFISAVDLIISLEEDGYISGFAEVFVREGEPYLRTAHGIMICYWDGVVHYGLYLAMIVAIGRRKSYRNLGLFWLGSLMMSIVVFLLGNLIGKYSSDLSPAFLLNLPYVLIPAWAGARLFQQPKALPCFSPEKVAEEQRKRLYQRPQDAGLVLLLLLAATFTFFRGMVVLDCPADSCFEYIYQHEPYLRDPVAYPKVQMLIYMFYVLPFFCLCVYGLVLPGCSWLPDWSLVCAGAVAQAQFSHLGSSLHARTPFPYQTPEDVWWSFLLTNLLYALGPQLLAFRCLRCPAFFLPAAPASLATGKKHQ; encoded by the exons ATGCAGCTCCCCGCCGTGCCGGGCGCACTCGTCCCTTCCCTCCTCGCCGTCCCCGTGGCCTTTGGCGTCAACGGCGCGACCGCCCTGGCAGA CCCGCTGGCGCTGATGCTGACGGCGGTGCTGGTGCTCATCGTCCTCTTCTCCATCGTCTTCTTCGTAAGCGGAGTGAGCCACTTCCAGGACCCCCTTTTCTGCG TGTTTGTCGTGTTCTCCTTCATCTCCGCCGTTGACTTGATCATCTCGCTGGAGGAGGATGGCTACATCTCTGGCTTCGCAGAGGTCTTCGTCAGAGAG GGCGAGCCCTACCTGCGCACGGCACACGGCATCATGATCTGCTACTGGGACGGCGTCGTGCACTACGGGCTCTACCTCGCCATGATCGTGGCCATCGGCCGGAG AAAGAGCTACAGGAACCTGGGTCTCTTCTGGCTGGGCTCGCTGATGATGAGCATCGTCGTCTTCCTCCTTGGGAACCTGATAG ggaAATACAGCTCCGACCTCAGCCCTGCCTTCCTGCTCAACCTGCCCTACGTCCTCATCCCCGCCTGGGCTGGGGCGAGGCTCTTCCAGCAGCCCAAGGCGCTGCCGTGCTTCAGCCCCGAGAAG GTTGCAGAGGAGCAGCGCAAACGCCTGTACCAGCGGCCCCAGGACGCGGGGctggtcctgctcctgctcctcgccGCCACGTTCACCTTCTTCAGGGGGATG GTGGTTTTGGACTGTCCCGCCGATTCGTGCTTCGAGTACATCTACCAGCACGAGCCGTACCTGCGCGATCCCGTCGCCTACCCCAAAGTGCAG atgCTGATCTACATGTTCTACGTCCTCCCATTCTTCTGCCTCTGCGTCTACGGGCTGGTGCTGCCcggctgctcctggctgcccgACTGGAGCCTGGTGTGTGCCGGCGCGGTCGCGCAG GCTCAGTTCTCCCACCTGGGCTCCTCGCTGCATGCCCGCACGCCCTTCCCCTACCAGACCCCCGAAGACGTCTGGTGGAGCTTCCTCCTCACCAACCTCCTCTACGCGCTGGGCCCCCAGCTCCTGGCCTtccgctgcctgcgctgccctgccTTCTTCCTGCCCGCCGCTCCGGCCAGCCTGGCCACGGGCAAGAAGCACCAGTGA
- the TM6SF2 gene encoding transmembrane 6 superfamily member 2 isoform X1 — MQLPAVPGALVPSLLAVPVAFGVNGATALADSPLALMLTAVLVLIVLFSIVFFVSGVSHFQDPLFCVFVVFSFISAVDLIISLEEDGYISGFAEVFVREGEPYLRTAHGIMICYWDGVVHYGLYLAMIVAIGRRKSYRNLGLFWLGSLMMSIVVFLLGNLIGKYSSDLSPAFLLNLPYVLIPAWAGARLFQQPKALPCFSPEKVAEEQRKRLYQRPQDAGLVLLLLLAATFTFFRGMVVLDCPADSCFEYIYQHEPYLRDPVAYPKVQMLIYMFYVLPFFCLCVYGLVLPGCSWLPDWSLVCAGAVAQAQFSHLGSSLHARTPFPYQTPEDVWWSFLLTNLLYALGPQLLAFRCLRCPAFFLPAAPASLATGKKHQ, encoded by the exons ATGCAGCTCCCCGCCGTGCCGGGCGCACTCGTCCCTTCCCTCCTCGCCGTCCCCGTGGCCTTTGGCGTCAACGGCGCGACCGCCCTGGCAGA CAGCCCGCTGGCGCTGATGCTGACGGCGGTGCTGGTGCTCATCGTCCTCTTCTCCATCGTCTTCTTCGTAAGCGGAGTGAGCCACTTCCAGGACCCCCTTTTCTGCG TGTTTGTCGTGTTCTCCTTCATCTCCGCCGTTGACTTGATCATCTCGCTGGAGGAGGATGGCTACATCTCTGGCTTCGCAGAGGTCTTCGTCAGAGAG GGCGAGCCCTACCTGCGCACGGCACACGGCATCATGATCTGCTACTGGGACGGCGTCGTGCACTACGGGCTCTACCTCGCCATGATCGTGGCCATCGGCCGGAG AAAGAGCTACAGGAACCTGGGTCTCTTCTGGCTGGGCTCGCTGATGATGAGCATCGTCGTCTTCCTCCTTGGGAACCTGATAG ggaAATACAGCTCCGACCTCAGCCCTGCCTTCCTGCTCAACCTGCCCTACGTCCTCATCCCCGCCTGGGCTGGGGCGAGGCTCTTCCAGCAGCCCAAGGCGCTGCCGTGCTTCAGCCCCGAGAAG GTTGCAGAGGAGCAGCGCAAACGCCTGTACCAGCGGCCCCAGGACGCGGGGctggtcctgctcctgctcctcgccGCCACGTTCACCTTCTTCAGGGGGATG GTGGTTTTGGACTGTCCCGCCGATTCGTGCTTCGAGTACATCTACCAGCACGAGCCGTACCTGCGCGATCCCGTCGCCTACCCCAAAGTGCAG atgCTGATCTACATGTTCTACGTCCTCCCATTCTTCTGCCTCTGCGTCTACGGGCTGGTGCTGCCcggctgctcctggctgcccgACTGGAGCCTGGTGTGTGCCGGCGCGGTCGCGCAG GCTCAGTTCTCCCACCTGGGCTCCTCGCTGCATGCCCGCACGCCCTTCCCCTACCAGACCCCCGAAGACGTCTGGTGGAGCTTCCTCCTCACCAACCTCCTCTACGCGCTGGGCCCCCAGCTCCTGGCCTtccgctgcctgcgctgccctgccTTCTTCCTGCCCGCCGCTCCGGCCAGCCTGGCCACGGGCAAGAAGCACCAGTGA